In Erigeron canadensis isolate Cc75 chromosome 6, C_canadensis_v1, whole genome shotgun sequence, the following are encoded in one genomic region:
- the LOC122603175 gene encoding zinc finger protein GAI-ASSOCIATED FACTOR 1-like isoform X2, whose product MTTELDNSSAEPSSSSPAAPPPPPVKRKRNLAGMPDPDAEVIALSPKTLMATNRFVCEICNKGFQRDQNLQLHRRGHNLPWKLKQRTSTEIRKRVYVCPEPSCVHHDPSRALGDLTGIKKHFCRKHGEKKWKCDQCSKKYAVQSDWKAHLKICGTREYKCDCGTLFSRRDSFITHRAFCDALAVESAKGPPEDEPSKEEVEPKPLSIESAPQSTSTASPPPPPTPLPPPPPSPTVTPAVPVSSSVACIAKTPDLPEISMSNHDSRPVLDNPPQLVAGLSGGSSGSGNSINTGSTSSSVFASLFASSTASKSLQTQPPQTTAFKDMVQSMAQPAHTLDQEPISLCLSTSSSIFRTAGPDLRQYVPPPQPTMSATALLQKAAQMGASASGASLLRGYGLDRDDTDGGTTIGLGLGVGYDGRSGLEELMMGTPSVYGPKHTTLDFLGLGMAAGGGTTNGLSALMTSIGGSLDVTSAVSSFGRGGSGEFTGKDMGTQ is encoded by the exons ATGACTACTGAGTTGGATAACTCGTCCGCCGAACCTAGTAGTTCATCTCCGGCGGCGCCGCCACCTCCTCCGGTGAAACGAAAGAGAAATCTAGCTGGCATGCCAG aTCCAGATGCAGAGGTGATAGCATTATCTCCCAAGACTTTAATGGCAACGAATCGATTTGTGTGTGAAATATGTAATAAGGGGTTTCAGAGAGACCAAAATTTGCAGCTACATAGAAGGGGACATAATTTGCCATGGAAGCTTAAACAACGGACTAGTACAGAGATTAGGAAGAGGGTGTATGTATGTCCTGAGCCGTCGTGTGTTCATCATGATCCGTCGCGGGCTTTAGGAGATCTCACGGGGATTAAAAAGCATTTTTGTAGAAAACATGGTGAGAAGAAATGGAAATGTGATCAGTGTTCGAAGAAGTATGCAGTGCAGTCGGATTGGAAAGCTCATTTGAAGATATGTGGAACACGAGAGTATAAATGCGATTGCGGGACTTTGTTTTCGAG gCGGGATAGCTTCATTACCCATAGAGCATTTTGTGATGCGTTAGCGGTGGAGAGTGCTAAAGGTCCGCCCGAAGATGAACCTTCCAAGGAAGAGGTAGAGCCTAAGCCTCTATCTATAGAATCAGCGCCGCAATCAACATCAACAGCTTCGCCGCCcccaccaccaacaccattgCCACCTCCTCCACCTTCACCCACTGTTACCCCTGCAGTGCCGGTATCATCTTCAGTGGCGTGCATCGCTAAAACACCAG ATTTGCCAGAAATTTCAATGTCAAATCATGATTCAAGACCTGTTTTGGACAATCCGCCACAATTGGTGGCAGGGTTAAGTGGAGGCTCTAGTGGTAGCGGCAACTCAATCAATACTGGTAGCACAAGCAGCAGTGTATTTGCAAGCTTATTTGCTTCATCAACGGCGTCAAAAAGTTTACAAACACAACCACCTCAAACAACTGCGTTTAAAGACATGGTTCAATCCATGGCTCAACCTGCACATACACTTGATCAAGAACCCATATCACTATGTTTATCGACCAGCTCCTCAATTTTCAGGACAGCGGGTCCAGATCTCCGGCAATATGTCCCTCCACCTCAGCCTACTATGTCAGCAACGGCATTACTTCAAAAGGCTGCTCAAATGGGTGCATCAGCCTCTGGTGCATCATTACTTAGGGGATATGGGCTCGACCGAGATGACACAGATGGTGGTACAACCATTGGGCTTGGGCTCGGGGTGGGATATGATGGGAGGTCGGGTTTGGAAGAGCTGATGATGGGAACTCCATCTGTATATGGGCCTAAACATACCACTCTTGATTTTCTCGGGTTAGGTATGGCAGCTGGTGGTGGTACTACCAATGGTTTATCGGCTCTGATGACTTCCATTGGCGGAAGTCTTGATGTTACATCAGCTGTGTCATCATTTGGACGTGGTGGCAGTGGTGAGTTCACTGGAAAAGACATGGGGACACAGTAA
- the LOC122603175 gene encoding zinc finger protein GAI-ASSOCIATED FACTOR 1-like isoform X1: MTTELDNSSAEPSSSSPAAPPPPPVKRKRNLAGMPDPDAEVIALSPKTLMATNRFVCEICNKGFQRDQNLQLHRRGHNLPWKLKQRTSTEIRKRVYVCPEPSCVHHDPSRALGDLTGIKKHFCRKHGEKKWKCDQCSKKYAVQSDWKAHLKICGTREYKCDCGTLFSRRDSFITHRAFCDALAVESAKGPPEDEPSKEEVEPKPLSIESAPQSTSTASPPPPPTPLPPPPPSPTVTPAVPVSSSVACIAKTPDLPADLPEISMSNHDSRPVLDNPPQLVAGLSGGSSGSGNSINTGSTSSSVFASLFASSTASKSLQTQPPQTTAFKDMVQSMAQPAHTLDQEPISLCLSTSSSIFRTAGPDLRQYVPPPQPTMSATALLQKAAQMGASASGASLLRGYGLDRDDTDGGTTIGLGLGVGYDGRSGLEELMMGTPSVYGPKHTTLDFLGLGMAAGGGTTNGLSALMTSIGGSLDVTSAVSSFGRGGSGEFTGKDMGTQ, from the exons ATGACTACTGAGTTGGATAACTCGTCCGCCGAACCTAGTAGTTCATCTCCGGCGGCGCCGCCACCTCCTCCGGTGAAACGAAAGAGAAATCTAGCTGGCATGCCAG aTCCAGATGCAGAGGTGATAGCATTATCTCCCAAGACTTTAATGGCAACGAATCGATTTGTGTGTGAAATATGTAATAAGGGGTTTCAGAGAGACCAAAATTTGCAGCTACATAGAAGGGGACATAATTTGCCATGGAAGCTTAAACAACGGACTAGTACAGAGATTAGGAAGAGGGTGTATGTATGTCCTGAGCCGTCGTGTGTTCATCATGATCCGTCGCGGGCTTTAGGAGATCTCACGGGGATTAAAAAGCATTTTTGTAGAAAACATGGTGAGAAGAAATGGAAATGTGATCAGTGTTCGAAGAAGTATGCAGTGCAGTCGGATTGGAAAGCTCATTTGAAGATATGTGGAACACGAGAGTATAAATGCGATTGCGGGACTTTGTTTTCGAG gCGGGATAGCTTCATTACCCATAGAGCATTTTGTGATGCGTTAGCGGTGGAGAGTGCTAAAGGTCCGCCCGAAGATGAACCTTCCAAGGAAGAGGTAGAGCCTAAGCCTCTATCTATAGAATCAGCGCCGCAATCAACATCAACAGCTTCGCCGCCcccaccaccaacaccattgCCACCTCCTCCACCTTCACCCACTGTTACCCCTGCAGTGCCGGTATCATCTTCAGTGGCGTGCATCGCTAAAACACCAG ATTTGCCTGCAGATTTGCCAGAAATTTCAATGTCAAATCATGATTCAAGACCTGTTTTGGACAATCCGCCACAATTGGTGGCAGGGTTAAGTGGAGGCTCTAGTGGTAGCGGCAACTCAATCAATACTGGTAGCACAAGCAGCAGTGTATTTGCAAGCTTATTTGCTTCATCAACGGCGTCAAAAAGTTTACAAACACAACCACCTCAAACAACTGCGTTTAAAGACATGGTTCAATCCATGGCTCAACCTGCACATACACTTGATCAAGAACCCATATCACTATGTTTATCGACCAGCTCCTCAATTTTCAGGACAGCGGGTCCAGATCTCCGGCAATATGTCCCTCCACCTCAGCCTACTATGTCAGCAACGGCATTACTTCAAAAGGCTGCTCAAATGGGTGCATCAGCCTCTGGTGCATCATTACTTAGGGGATATGGGCTCGACCGAGATGACACAGATGGTGGTACAACCATTGGGCTTGGGCTCGGGGTGGGATATGATGGGAGGTCGGGTTTGGAAGAGCTGATGATGGGAACTCCATCTGTATATGGGCCTAAACATACCACTCTTGATTTTCTCGGGTTAGGTATGGCAGCTGGTGGTGGTACTACCAATGGTTTATCGGCTCTGATGACTTCCATTGGCGGAAGTCTTGATGTTACATCAGCTGTGTCATCATTTGGACGTGGTGGCAGTGGTGAGTTCACTGGAAAAGACATGGGGACACAGTAA